The following coding sequences lie in one Niabella agricola genomic window:
- a CDS encoding SusC/RagA family TonB-linked outer membrane protein, whose product MIVQSTIHRVLRLKPLLLGLTLLLAPVLLFAQGKTVKGIVTSKETSEPIVNATVLIRGTSRGTTTNAQGQYSIAVMNNEVLVFSAVGYREQQRKVEQQTIINIALEEEGKQEEEVVVTALGIKRQEKALGYALTKIDSAQLTDAVSSNWTDALSGKVAGLNLIRSGSGPAGSNKIILRGENNLTGDNEALIVVDGVVINNSSGKRSANGSDNVYATGADNLPADYGSSLNDLNPQDIESVSVLKGPAAAALYGQRGANGAIIITTKSASAKKKGQLSVRFTSNGSMESINRTIDRQYEYGLGLDGQLDYDFGRSANSSSSSAYGPKLDGQLFYQYDPVTQTRSTVATPWVAYRNIDDFWDVGKNLTNNLSVNGKIGTTAFRLSGAIQNNKWIVPNTGFDRKSASLSTTTDITKKLKLLTKVNYGFRSSDNLPAAGYGNQSLMYWYMFWQPNADFNWLRNYWMGSPGSSYSSDSMYRRIRYPYSSFPENPFAIVNEFINKTRRHNVTGNVQLNYELTKELSLMVRGNLDWSRDKREQDRPYDAGSRLPQGSVRKQDVYARELSYDFLVRYHKSLSKDIKFGASLGGSQLRNVYNKTDVRADGLKFPKLDSLKRSPYPGMYNLDSNLYGLLYIPDTSRYQINSVYGVVNFSYKNYLFLELTGRQDWNSVLATADRTDNVGFFYPSVNTSFVLSDFTQLPTSISYAKLRASIAQVGSGATTPYRTAYTYLLSRTNGLFPDSAVANPRTLPNDNLKPLKTTTFELGTEVQLFKNRVGFDLAVYWGNTKNQILTRTLDRSSGYDYAIINAGRVNNSGVELSLNGKPIVNRNGFNWDVSATFASNKNKIISMPDSVVLLRSGQIASGQIVATIGGSMGDLYGLGYQRSPDGQVIFDPATGFPKITSNIIYLGNTTPKYKMSIGNTFRYRQFNLKVLFDAQAGAVGYSLTHYKMVEQGKLKSTLPGRYNGIIGNGVLEVLNDKGEVTGYRKNDVVAYDVDQYYQNSMGSLNAEGSTFSTDFIKFREASINYAFKPRLLKRIGLSSAQIGIYGRDLFIWSPWPVFDPEFGTLSGSDIVTGFEVGQFPSTRTLGFNLSIGF is encoded by the coding sequence ATGATCGTTCAATCAACTATCCATCGGGTCCTGCGTTTAAAACCGCTGCTTTTGGGTTTAACGCTGCTGCTGGCCCCGGTGCTTTTATTTGCACAAGGCAAAACGGTAAAAGGCATCGTTACATCAAAGGAAACGTCCGAGCCCATTGTCAATGCCACGGTGTTGATCAGGGGTACTTCCAGGGGAACCACCACCAATGCCCAGGGCCAGTATTCCATTGCTGTGATGAACAATGAGGTGCTGGTTTTTTCCGCGGTAGGGTACAGGGAACAGCAGCGAAAAGTAGAACAGCAAACCATCATAAATATAGCGCTGGAAGAAGAAGGCAAACAGGAAGAAGAAGTGGTGGTTACGGCTTTAGGAATTAAGCGACAGGAAAAGGCTCTTGGATACGCCCTTACAAAAATCGACAGCGCACAGCTAACCGATGCTGTGTCCTCCAACTGGACGGACGCCCTTTCCGGGAAGGTGGCTGGTTTAAACTTAATACGCTCCGGCTCCGGCCCGGCGGGATCAAATAAGATCATCCTTCGCGGAGAAAATAACCTTACCGGCGATAATGAAGCCCTGATTGTGGTAGATGGAGTAGTGATCAATAACAGTAGTGGTAAGCGCTCTGCCAATGGATCGGATAACGTGTATGCAACCGGCGCAGATAATTTGCCGGCGGACTACGGAAGTTCTCTGAATGACCTGAATCCGCAGGACATTGAGAGTGTTTCCGTATTGAAAGGTCCTGCAGCTGCGGCATTATACGGACAAAGAGGGGCAAATGGCGCCATTATTATCACAACAAAATCGGCCTCCGCAAAAAAGAAAGGACAATTGAGCGTCAGGTTTACTTCAAACGGATCCATGGAATCGATCAACAGGACGATTGACCGGCAATATGAGTACGGACTTGGCCTGGACGGCCAACTTGACTACGACTTTGGTCGGTCGGCAAACAGTTCTTCCAGTTCGGCGTATGGACCTAAGTTAGACGGACAACTGTTTTACCAGTATGACCCGGTTACGCAAACAAGATCAACGGTAGCAACGCCCTGGGTGGCGTACAGGAATATCGATGATTTCTGGGACGTGGGAAAAAATCTTACCAACAATTTAAGTGTGAATGGCAAAATAGGAACAACCGCATTCCGGCTTTCGGGGGCCATTCAAAATAACAAATGGATCGTTCCAAATACCGGGTTTGATCGCAAATCAGCGAGCCTTTCGACAACCACAGACATTACAAAAAAACTGAAATTATTGACCAAAGTGAACTATGGTTTCCGGTCGAGTGATAATCTGCCCGCTGCGGGTTATGGGAATCAGTCGCTGATGTACTGGTATATGTTCTGGCAACCCAATGCAGATTTTAACTGGCTGCGGAATTACTGGATGGGTAGCCCCGGAAGTTCCTACAGCAGCGACAGTATGTACCGGAGGATCCGTTATCCATACTCATCTTTCCCTGAAAATCCATTTGCCATCGTAAATGAATTTATAAATAAGACGAGGAGACATAATGTAACGGGAAATGTGCAGTTGAACTACGAGCTTACCAAAGAGTTGAGTTTAATGGTACGGGGAAACCTGGACTGGTCCAGGGATAAGCGTGAACAGGATCGCCCTTATGATGCCGGCTCCCGGCTTCCGCAGGGATCGGTAAGAAAACAGGATGTGTATGCCCGTGAATTGAGCTATGACTTTTTGGTGCGCTATCATAAGAGCCTGTCAAAAGATATTAAATTCGGTGCATCATTGGGAGGAAGCCAGTTGAGAAATGTATATAACAAAACAGATGTAAGGGCGGATGGCTTAAAATTCCCAAAACTGGACTCCCTGAAGCGTTCTCCATATCCGGGAATGTATAATCTGGATAGTAACCTGTATGGGCTGCTTTATATTCCGGATACCAGCCGGTACCAGATCAACAGTGTGTACGGGGTTGTTAATTTTAGCTATAAGAACTACCTTTTTTTAGAACTTACCGGAAGGCAGGACTGGAACAGCGTGCTGGCCACGGCAGACCGCACGGATAACGTGGGCTTCTTTTATCCTTCGGTAAATACCAGTTTCGTACTGTCTGACTTTACCCAACTGCCAACCTCTATCAGCTATGCCAAATTAAGAGCTTCTATCGCACAGGTGGGAAGCGGCGCTACTACACCTTACCGGACGGCGTATACCTATCTCCTTTCACGTACGAACGGGTTGTTTCCGGATAGTGCGGTGGCCAATCCAAGGACCCTGCCCAATGATAACCTGAAGCCGCTGAAAACGACAACTTTTGAATTGGGGACCGAAGTGCAGTTATTCAAAAACCGTGTAGGGTTTGACCTGGCCGTTTACTGGGGTAATACAAAGAACCAGATCCTGACAAGAACGCTGGACCGGTCTTCAGGGTATGATTATGCGATTATTAATGCGGGACGGGTAAATAACAGCGGCGTGGAGTTGTCGCTGAACGGAAAGCCCATTGTAAACAGGAATGGGTTTAACTGGGATGTGTCCGCCACCTTTGCATCCAATAAAAACAAGATTATCTCCATGCCGGACAGCGTGGTGCTGCTTCGCTCCGGTCAGATCGCCAGCGGCCAGATCGTAGCTACGATCGGTGGAAGTATGGGTGATTTATATGGGTTAGGTTACCAGCGCAGTCCGGACGGACAGGTGATCTTTGATCCCGCAACCGGTTTCCCGAAAATCACCAGTAATATTATTTATTTAGGCAATACGACGCCTAAATATAAAATGAGTATCGGCAATACATTCCGGTATCGGCAATTCAATTTAAAGGTACTGTTTGATGCACAGGCCGGAGCGGTAGGGTACTCGCTTACACATTATAAAATGGTAGAGCAGGGCAAGTTGAAATCCACGCTGCCGGGACGGTATAACGGTATTATCGGCAATGGGGTGCTGGAAGTGCTGAATGATAAGGGCGAGGTGACCGGGTACCGGAAAAATGATGTGGTAGCCTATGATGTCGATCAGTATTACCAAAACAGCATGGGATCGCTGAATGCAGAGGGAAGTACCTTCAGCACCGATTTTATCAAATTCCGGGAAGCATCAATAAATTATGCGTTCAAGCCCAGGCTTTTAAAAAGAATAGGGTTGAGCTCTGCCCAGATCGGTATTTACGGACGAGATCTGTTCATCTGGTCGCCCTGGCCGGTATTTGATCCGGAATTTGGTACCCTGAGCGGATCGGATATCGTTACGGGTTTTGAAGTAGGGCAGTTCCCTTCGACACGTACTCTTGGTTTTAATTTATCTATAGGATTTTAA
- a CDS encoding glycerol-3-phosphate dehydrogenase/oxidase, giving the protein MKSGTIDREQLLKQATAAGEWDVVVIGGGASGLGIALEAVTRGYKTLLLEQFDFAKGTSSRSTKLVHGGVRYLAQGDIALVREASIERGLLQKNAPHLVKNQTFIVPVYSFWDRVKYTIGLKAYDWIAGRLSLGSSVFISRKKTLEAIPDVKAKGLVGGVLYHDGQFDDSRLALNLAQTIIEQGGVALNYMKVTGLQKDGHQKPSGVIVEDMEHAVSYSIKAKSVINATGVFVDDILRMDNPVASKSVVASQGIHLVLGKEFFSSPHALMIPKTADGRVLFAVPWHNEVVVGTTDTLVGAPSVEPRPLEKEIEFILETAGAYLVKKPARGDVLSVFAGLRPLAAPKEGAQKTKEISRSHKIMISPDGLFTIIGGKWTTYRKMGEDMLDSVEKTLGWPKKTSQTPHLRIHGFFTGVDWNDPFYFYGSDAAYIKEKSNGHWISERLRINKAQVEWAVSHEMARTVEDVLARRTRALLLDARESIRISAAVASIMARALNKDQHWEEEETKRFNGLAQQYILR; this is encoded by the coding sequence ATGAAAAGTGGAACCATCGACAGGGAACAGCTATTAAAACAAGCGACTGCAGCCGGCGAGTGGGATGTAGTAGTAATCGGTGGCGGCGCCTCCGGTTTGGGAATTGCACTGGAGGCTGTAACCCGGGGCTATAAAACATTATTACTGGAACAGTTTGATTTTGCCAAAGGCACTTCCAGCAGAAGCACGAAGCTGGTGCATGGTGGTGTTCGCTACCTGGCACAGGGGGATATTGCATTGGTTCGGGAAGCGAGTATCGAAAGAGGATTGCTGCAAAAGAATGCGCCGCACCTGGTAAAAAACCAAACCTTTATTGTTCCTGTTTACTCCTTTTGGGACCGGGTCAAGTACACCATCGGGTTAAAGGCCTATGACTGGATCGCGGGAAGGTTGTCGCTGGGTTCCTCTGTATTTATTTCCCGTAAAAAAACGCTGGAGGCAATACCGGATGTGAAGGCAAAAGGATTGGTAGGAGGGGTATTATATCACGACGGCCAGTTTGACGATTCCCGGCTTGCACTGAACCTGGCTCAAACCATTATCGAACAGGGAGGGGTAGCACTGAATTATATGAAAGTAACCGGGCTCCAGAAAGATGGCCATCAGAAACCTTCCGGGGTGATCGTGGAGGATATGGAACATGCGGTTAGCTACAGCATAAAGGCAAAATCGGTGATCAATGCCACCGGTGTATTTGTAGACGATATCCTCCGTATGGACAACCCCGTGGCCTCAAAAAGCGTGGTAGCCAGTCAGGGCATTCATCTGGTATTGGGAAAAGAATTCTTTTCCTCGCCCCATGCATTAATGATTCCAAAAACGGCCGATGGACGGGTATTGTTTGCCGTGCCCTGGCATAATGAAGTGGTGGTTGGCACAACGGATACGCTGGTGGGGGCACCGTCTGTAGAGCCACGTCCGCTGGAAAAAGAAATAGAGTTTATACTGGAAACAGCAGGAGCCTACCTGGTAAAAAAACCGGCACGTGGGGATGTACTCAGCGTGTTTGCCGGGCTGCGTCCCCTGGCCGCCCCAAAAGAAGGCGCGCAGAAAACAAAGGAAATATCCCGCAGTCATAAGATCATGATCTCTCCTGACGGCTTGTTTACGATCATTGGAGGAAAATGGACTACCTACCGAAAGATGGGTGAAGACATGCTGGACAGCGTTGAAAAAACGCTGGGTTGGCCGAAGAAGACGTCGCAGACCCCACATCTGCGGATTCATGGTTTTTTCACCGGTGTGGACTGGAATGATCCCTTTTATTTTTACGGCAGTGATGCTGCATATATTAAGGAAAAGAGCAACGGCCATTGGATCAGCGAGCGGCTCCGGATTAATAAGGCGCAGGTAGAATGGGCCGTTTCCCACGAAATGGCCCGGACGGTTGAAGATGTGCTGGCGCGAAGAACCCGGGCGTTGTTGCTGGATGCGCGCGAAAGTATACGGATCAGCGCGGCCGTTGCCTCCATCATGGCCCGGGCATTGAATAAAGACCAACATTGGGAGGAAGAGGAAACCAAACGATTTAACGGACTTGCACAGCAATATATCTTACGATAA
- a CDS encoding DeoR/GlpR family DNA-binding transcription regulator yields MSSLVERHQHILDTLKKKGVVQVLDLCQELDVSSVTIRKDLQFLEDKNQLFRTHGGATLSNPYIGDRPVIEKVRMQSTEKEKIGQYAAGLIEPNDCILIASGTTVFYFAKYIQPKGNVTVITAALNVAMEIAHHPGIEVIQLGGIMRKTSSSVTGIYAEKILEDFSCSKLFLGVDGIDMEFGLTTTNMMEAQLNRKMIAASRKTIVLADSSKFGKRGFGKICGLEDIEQIITDSNISPHIVDELRAGGIEVTVLPV; encoded by the coding sequence ATGAGTAGCTTAGTTGAACGTCATCAACATATACTGGACACGCTCAAAAAAAAGGGCGTGGTTCAGGTACTGGATCTTTGCCAGGAATTGGATGTTTCATCCGTAACAATCCGAAAGGATTTGCAGTTCCTGGAAGATAAAAACCAGCTTTTCCGCACACACGGGGGCGCCACCCTAAGCAACCCTTATATCGGCGACCGGCCGGTTATCGAAAAAGTACGGATGCAATCGACCGAAAAAGAAAAAATAGGCCAATATGCTGCGGGATTAATAGAGCCGAACGACTGTATCCTCATTGCTTCAGGAACTACGGTTTTTTATTTTGCTAAATACATTCAACCAAAGGGAAACGTAACGGTAATTACGGCCGCCCTGAATGTAGCGATGGAAATTGCCCACCACCCGGGTATCGAGGTGATCCAGCTGGGGGGTATTATGCGCAAAACCTCCTCATCCGTAACCGGCATCTATGCAGAAAAAATATTAGAAGATTTTTCCTGCAGCAAGTTATTCCTGGGCGTTGACGGTATTGACATGGAATTTGGACTAACCACCACAAACATGATGGAAGCCCAATTAAACCGCAAAATGATCGCAGCTTCACGGAAAACCATTGTGCTGGCTGATTCCAGCAAGTTTGGAAAACGGGGATTTGGAAAGATCTGCGGACTGGAAGATATTGAACAGATCATTACCGACAGCAATATTTCCCCACATATCGTAGATGAATTGCGGGCGGGAGGAATTGAGGTAACCGTATTGCCGGTTTAA
- a CDS encoding GH92 family glycosyl hydrolase has translation MKKRFCFNILVLLFAQAAMTQDQLIQYVNPLIGTRKMGHTFPGATVPFGAVQLSPDTDTLPYDVNGRYNAAVYKYCAGYQYDDPTIVGFSHTHFSGTGHSDLGDFLIMPTTGPLQLNPGTAANPETGYRSRFQHHTETAEPNYYKVKLEDHNILAELTTTTRVGVHRYTFPQSEDAHIILDLMHGIYNYADKNVWTFVRVENDTLITGFKQTNGWARTRTVYFALVFSKPFRTYGFANFKTYPYKGFYKRFDQTKNFPEMAGEQIRAHFDFGTHAGEQIGIRFALSPVSTQNALENLLAETSGQDFESIKKNGQSQWNEELGKIRIDALNKADLVNFYTAMYHAFLSPTVYMDQNREYKGLDQNVHKAEGFTNYTTFSLWDTYRALHPFFNLVQSKRNNDMIRSMLAHQQQSVHKMLPVWSHYANENWCMSGYHSVPVIADAIVKGTADFDANKALDACIQTANVRYYDGLDAYLQKGYVPDDVRPNSVSTTMEYAFDDWSLAQAAKKLGRMDVYETFIKRAQNWKNVFDASIGYMRPRLSDGSFRKEFDVLSTHGQGFIEGNAWNFSLFVPQDPKGMIAAMGGEKRFLLHLDSLFTMHLPDKFFEETEDITRDGIIGNYVHGNEPSHHVAYLYNFTGQPWKTQERVRMILKKQYQPAVDGLGGNDDCGQMSAWYLFSTLGFYPFAPGSEDYQLGSPAIKKAVLKLENGNTFTIDVKNQSDQHVYVSKVLLNGQPVNGHSLRHSDILKGGVLQFVMAARPVK, from the coding sequence ATGAAAAAACGATTTTGCTTTAATATACTAGTCCTGCTGTTTGCACAGGCTGCAATGACCCAGGACCAACTGATTCAATATGTAAACCCCTTGATCGGCACCCGTAAAATGGGGCATACGTTTCCGGGAGCCACGGTTCCTTTTGGGGCCGTACAGCTAAGTCCGGATACCGATACGCTTCCCTACGATGTAAACGGCAGGTATAATGCAGCTGTTTATAAATATTGTGCCGGGTACCAGTATGATGACCCCACGATTGTGGGCTTCAGTCACACGCATTTCAGCGGAACCGGCCACTCGGACCTGGGTGATTTCCTGATTATGCCAACCACCGGGCCGCTTCAGCTAAACCCGGGAACGGCTGCCAACCCTGAAACGGGGTACCGCAGCCGCTTTCAGCACCATACCGAAACAGCGGAACCCAATTATTATAAAGTAAAACTGGAAGATCATAATATCCTGGCTGAACTTACTACTACCACCCGCGTAGGAGTGCACCGGTATACTTTTCCGCAATCGGAAGATGCGCATATCATCCTCGACCTGATGCACGGGATCTATAATTATGCAGATAAGAATGTATGGACCTTTGTGCGGGTAGAGAACGATACGCTGATTACCGGGTTTAAACAAACCAACGGCTGGGCCCGCACCCGCACGGTGTATTTTGCCCTGGTTTTTTCAAAGCCGTTCCGTACCTATGGGTTTGCCAATTTCAAAACCTACCCGTATAAGGGCTTTTACAAACGGTTCGATCAGACAAAGAATTTTCCAGAAATGGCCGGAGAACAGATCCGTGCCCATTTTGATTTTGGAACCCATGCAGGCGAACAGATCGGGATCCGCTTTGCCCTTTCCCCGGTGAGCACTCAAAATGCCCTTGAAAACCTTTTGGCTGAAACCTCGGGCCAGGATTTTGAATCCATCAAAAAGAATGGACAAAGCCAATGGAATGAAGAACTGGGCAAGATCAGAATAGACGCGTTGAATAAAGCAGACCTGGTAAATTTTTATACGGCGATGTACCACGCATTCTTAAGTCCAACGGTATACATGGATCAGAACCGGGAGTATAAGGGCCTCGACCAGAACGTGCACAAAGCGGAAGGGTTTACCAACTATACCACTTTTTCGCTTTGGGATACCTATCGGGCGCTGCATCCCTTCTTTAACCTGGTGCAGTCCAAACGGAACAACGACATGATCCGCAGCATGCTGGCACACCAGCAGCAAAGCGTACATAAAATGCTGCCGGTATGGAGCCACTATGCCAATGAGAACTGGTGTATGAGCGGTTACCACAGTGTACCGGTAATTGCCGACGCCATTGTAAAAGGAACGGCAGATTTTGACGCCAATAAAGCGCTGGATGCCTGCATTCAAACCGCCAATGTGCGGTATTATGACGGGTTGGATGCCTACCTGCAAAAGGGGTATGTGCCCGATGATGTGCGGCCTAATTCGGTTTCTACCACAATGGAATATGCTTTTGACGACTGGAGCCTGGCTCAGGCAGCGAAGAAGCTGGGCCGGATGGATGTATACGAAACCTTTATAAAACGGGCGCAAAACTGGAAAAATGTATTTGATGCATCCATTGGATACATGCGCCCCCGGCTCAGTGATGGCAGCTTTCGTAAAGAGTTTGATGTACTCTCTACACATGGCCAGGGATTTATAGAAGGCAATGCCTGGAATTTCAGCTTGTTTGTACCACAGGATCCCAAGGGAATGATAGCGGCAATGGGCGGCGAAAAACGGTTTCTTCTGCACCTCGATTCCCTGTTTACCATGCACCTGCCTGATAAGTTTTTTGAAGAAACGGAAGATATAACCCGCGATGGCATCATCGGGAACTATGTGCACGGCAACGAGCCTTCGCATCATGTGGCCTACCTGTATAATTTTACCGGGCAGCCCTGGAAAACGCAGGAGCGGGTGCGCATGATCCTGAAAAAGCAGTACCAGCCGGCTGTTGATGGATTAGGCGGCAATGATGACTGCGGGCAAATGAGCGCCTGGTATCTTTTCAGTACCCTTGGGTTTTATCCTTTTGCCCCCGGATCGGAAGACTATCAGTTGGGAAGTCCGGCTATAAAGAAAGCGGTGCTCAAACTGGAAAACGGGAATACATTTACCATCGATGTAAAAAATCAAAGCGACCAGCATGTATACGTGTCAAAAGTCTTGTTGAACGGACAGCCGGTCAACGGTCATTCACTCAGGCACAGCGATATTTTAAAAGGTGGGGTATTGCAGTTCGTTATGGCGGCAAGGCCGGTGAAATAA
- a CDS encoding serine hydrolase → MKQTACKPLLILLLAGCIASCKKTDSIKVPGQEFDLDRFEQNIKNALTDKTIGFSYSISQNGQQKKKGAGGAAVASWDTRTGQAIPHAYNKRQDLASCSKTFTALTLMRLLQDKGLTEKALLIDYLPSYWKSPAWSFNDITFEMLMRHETGMLPSGLDFFSLKKKVEDGGVYLHGNYDYQNVNYAFLRIAIAYLSHPLELNLLEFQYVSFPTEATEKALETAINNYYIDEVNKKVFAPCGIPYTYPKPDGETNPTMNYNFTTQDPGWNKGDMTRYAGSAGWRLSSEEQNKILAHLRYTEDILNKHWKNKMNDRAMGWSGTPDVKGGKAYYHGGYFEDKYPPNNAADPKGRGCYTIHVLFPNNIEAAVQVNSLKGTLNMENVVIPAYNNAWTE, encoded by the coding sequence ATGAAACAAACAGCATGTAAACCACTACTGATCCTGCTTTTAGCGGGATGTATTGCTTCTTGTAAAAAAACGGATTCGATCAAGGTTCCCGGCCAGGAATTTGATTTGGACCGCTTTGAACAAAATATTAAAAACGCCTTAACGGATAAAACCATTGGATTTAGCTACAGCATTTCTCAAAACGGCCAGCAAAAGAAAAAAGGAGCGGGTGGCGCTGCCGTTGCCTCATGGGATACCCGTACCGGCCAGGCGATTCCGCATGCATATAATAAGCGACAGGATCTTGCCAGCTGCAGCAAAACCTTTACCGCACTTACATTGATGCGTCTGCTGCAGGATAAAGGACTCACCGAAAAGGCGCTGCTCATTGATTACCTGCCCAGTTACTGGAAAAGCCCGGCCTGGAGTTTTAATGATATCACTTTTGAGATGCTGATGCGCCATGAAACCGGCATGCTGCCCTCCGGTCTTGATTTCTTCTCACTAAAGAAAAAAGTGGAAGACGGGGGTGTTTATCTTCATGGGAACTATGATTATCAGAATGTAAATTATGCCTTTTTAAGGATCGCTATTGCTTATCTCAGCCATCCGCTGGAGTTGAATTTGCTGGAGTTTCAATATGTGAGTTTTCCAACCGAAGCTACCGAAAAAGCACTGGAAACCGCCATTAACAACTACTATATCGACGAAGTGAATAAGAAAGTATTCGCCCCCTGCGGTATTCCTTACACCTATCCCAAACCCGACGGCGAAACCAACCCCACGATGAATTACAATTTTACCACCCAGGACCCGGGATGGAACAAAGGGGATATGACCCGCTATGCCGGTAGCGCCGGATGGAGGCTTTCTTCAGAGGAGCAGAATAAGATATTAGCCCACCTAAGGTATACAGAAGATATCCTGAATAAGCACTGGAAAAATAAAATGAACGACCGCGCCATGGGCTGGAGCGGTACCCCCGATGTAAAAGGAGGAAAAGCCTACTACCACGGCGGCTATTTCGAAGACAAATACCCTCCCAATAATGCAGCAGATCCAAAAGGGCGGGGCTGCTACACCATTCATGTATTGTTTCCGAATAATATTGAGGCAGCCGTGCAGGTAAATTCCTTAAAAGGAACGCTTAATATGGAAAATGTGGTGATACCGGCTTATAACAATGCCTGGACCGAATAA
- a CDS encoding GH3 auxin-responsive promoter family protein, with amino-acid sequence MRQWRIDGWRSHPLDAQREVLQNLVTSAQYTEFGRKYHFSNLYNIRDFKKAVPIHEYNDLKPYIERCMNGEQNLLWNSPIMWFAKSSGTSGDKSKFIPISEESLEDCHYKAAKDVLTMYYQFKPDSTMLTGKGLVLGGSHNINALNEEAQFGDLSAVLLQNSPFWGHWLRTPELSIALMDDWETKLEKIAAQAINENVTSVSGVPTWTLVLFKRILEITGKPTIADVWPGLELYMHGGVSFTPYREQFKRIIGKEIYYLETYNASEGFFAAQEVPGEEGMLLFTDHGIFMEFMPVSEYGSAQPRTIGLRDVDLHTNYAPVISTNGGLWRYLLGDTIRFISKDPFKIIVSGRVRHFINAFGEEVIIDNTDKAIQIACKETGAVVNDYTAAPVYFSDAGNGGHEWLIEFEKVPERLDRFIECLDAALQSINSDYEAKRHKDIALKMPIVHALPKGFFIDWLHHLGKLGGQHKVPRLSNDRHTLEAVLAFYKSSQEQQLISS; translated from the coding sequence ATGCGTCAATGGCGTATTGATGGCTGGCGCAGCCACCCCCTGGATGCGCAGCGGGAAGTATTGCAAAACCTGGTTACATCTGCCCAGTATACGGAATTTGGAAGAAAGTATCATTTCAGCAACCTGTATAATATCCGCGATTTTAAAAAAGCCGTTCCCATTCATGAGTATAACGACCTGAAACCTTATATAGAGCGTTGTATGAACGGGGAGCAAAACCTGCTCTGGAATTCGCCCATTATGTGGTTTGCAAAAAGCAGCGGCACCAGCGGCGATAAAAGCAAGTTTATTCCGATCAGCGAAGAAAGCCTGGAGGATTGCCATTATAAGGCGGCAAAAGATGTGCTGACCATGTATTACCAGTTTAAACCCGATAGCACCATGCTTACCGGAAAAGGCCTGGTATTAGGCGGCAGTCATAACATCAACGCCCTGAATGAAGAGGCTCAGTTTGGCGACCTGAGTGCGGTATTGCTGCAAAACAGCCCCTTCTGGGGGCATTGGCTCCGGACACCTGAACTTAGTATTGCATTGATGGACGACTGGGAAACCAAACTTGAAAAAATAGCGGCGCAGGCCATCAACGAAAATGTTACCTCTGTAAGCGGTGTGCCCACCTGGACGCTGGTGCTCTTTAAACGGATCCTGGAAATTACAGGAAAACCGACGATCGCAGACGTTTGGCCCGGGCTTGAATTATATATGCACGGGGGCGTTTCGTTTACGCCTTACCGGGAGCAGTTTAAAAGGATTATCGGAAAGGAGATCTATTATCTCGAAACATATAATGCCAGCGAGGGTTTTTTTGCCGCTCAGGAAGTTCCGGGAGAAGAAGGCATGCTGCTGTTTACCGATCATGGCATTTTTATGGAATTTATGCCGGTGAGTGAATATGGCAGCGCACAACCGCGGACCATTGGCCTGAGGGATGTGGATCTGCACACTAATTACGCCCCGGTGATCAGTACCAACGGAGGGCTTTGGCGCTATCTCCTGGGTGATACCATCCGGTTTATATCAAAGGATCCTTTTAAGATCATTGTATCCGGAAGGGTACGGCATTTTATCAATGCCTTTGGCGAGGAGGTGATCATCGACAACACAGATAAGGCGATCCAGATAGCCTGCAAGGAAACGGGGGCCGTGGTAAACGATTATACCGCCGCACCGGTTTATTTTTCTGATGCCGGTAACGGAGGGCATGAGTGGCTGATTGAGTTTGAGAAAGTACCGGAGCGTTTGGACCGGTTTATAGAGTGCCTGGATGCTGCGTTGCAATCGATCAACAGTGATTATGAGGCCAAGCGCCATAAGGACATTGCGCTAAAAATGCCCATCGTACATGCATTGCCCAAAGGCTTTTTTATCGACTGGCTGCATCACCTGGGTAAATTAGGGGGCCAGCATAAAGTGCCCCGTTTAAGCAATGACCGCCATACGCTGGAAGCGGTTCTTGCTTTTTATAAGAGTAGTCAAGAGCAGCAGCTTATTTCTTCCTAA
- a CDS encoding MmcQ/YjbR family DNA-binding protein, translating into MNIEELREYCLRHPLVEEGFPFGPDTLVFKVKGKIFLLTGLDNDPLQFNVKCDPEKAEALREQHSCVLPGYHMNKKHWNTVVVDGSVPNRLLKEWITDSYNLVAKIKK; encoded by the coding sequence ATGAATATCGAAGAATTACGGGAATACTGTTTACGGCACCCGCTCGTAGAGGAAGGCTTTCCCTTTGGCCCGGATACGCTGGTATTTAAAGTAAAGGGCAAAATATTCCTGCTGACAGGATTGGATAATGATCCCCTTCAATTCAATGTAAAATGTGATCCCGAAAAAGCCGAGGCCTTACGGGAGCAACACTCCTGCGTATTACCGGGATACCACATGAACAAAAAACACTGGAATACCGTTGTTGTGGATGGGTCCGTTCCCAACCGCCTGTTAAAAGAATGGATCACCGATTCGTATAACCTGGTGGCAAAAATTAAGAAATAA